The window TGCTGGCCTGCGGACCGGCGGTGGGGCTTGCCCCAGCACACGGCGGGCGGCCCCGGTCGGCAGTGTCGTCGGCCCGAACGCTGCCGCATCCGGCACAGGCGGGCGCCCGGCGGGCGGTGACAGGGTGTCGGGCATGACCGATGTGCGGGAAGTGATCTGCCGCCCTTTCGGAAGACGTGTTCTGTGGTTCTTCGCCGGACTGGGGGCGGCCGGGGCGGGCGCGGCCGTGGTGCGTCTGGCGTACGAGGGCCCGGACGCGGGGCTGGGCGTCGGCCTGCTTCTCGCGTCGGCGGGCGGCTGGGCGTTGTACAAGGCGACCGCCCGGGTACGTGCCGACACCTACGGCGTGCACTCCTGGACGCTGCTGCGGCGCCGGAGTGTGCGCTGGGGCGACATCGCCGATCTGCGCGTACGCCTGAAGTACGCGAACACTCCCCGGGTTCAGGACACCCGTGCTGTCAGCCTGTTGCTGGGCGACGGACGCAGGCTGCTCCTTCCGCTGCCGCGGAGCTGGTCCTACGACGATCCGGACTTCGACGCGAGGCTGGACGCGTTCCGTGCGCTGCACCGGCTCCATGGAGCACCGGAGTCGGACCATGTCCCCGTCGTCTCGTACCGCACCGCCGGACGGGGATGGGCCGGGTCACTGGCCCTGTGCGTACTGCTGCTCGGGGGCGCGGGCCTGGCGGCCTGGTTCGTGCCGAGCGTCGCGTCGGGGGAGCGGGCGTGGCGGTCGGCCACGCCGTGCACCGCCGGGACGTCCGCCGCGGAGCGCGACGAGTGCCTGACCACCCTGACCGCCGTGATCGCGCGGACCGATGCCACCCGGTCCAGGAACAAGAGCAGTTGGCTGTACTTCGTCGACGGCCGGCCGATGGAGCGGCTCGCGGTCTCGTCGGACGGCGCGAAGATGTTCCGGCCCGGCGACGGCGTGGAACTCACCGTCTGGCGCGGTGAGGTGAGGGAGGTCGTCGGCGGGCGTCACGTCTACCGCCCGCACGTGCCCGCCTCAGGGGACCTGGCCGTCGTCGCGGCCGTGTGCCTGCTGGCCGCGGGCTGTCCAGCCGCCCGGGTGCTGCTCCGGCTGCGCGGGCGCCGGCTGCCCGACGACGAGGTCCTTCCGTCGGCCCTGCCGTTCGCGGGCGCGCTCGTCGGCACGGCCCTGTGGCTGCTGCCGCTCTGCTACCTCCACCCCACGACCCTGCTCACCGATGCCGTGGCGATCACCTGGGCGGCCGCGGGCTCGGCGGCCACACTGGCCTTCCTTGTCCGGGCGTGGCGCGCCACCCGTGTCCGTATGCCCGGGGAGAACGACACCACGGGAGCGACGGGAGGAGTCGCGGGAGCGACCGGGGGGTCCGCCGGGACGGGGACCGCGGAGGACGACGTGTTCCTGGCGGCCCGGTTTCTGGA is drawn from Streptomyces liliifuscus and contains these coding sequences:
- a CDS encoding PH domain-containing protein, translated to MTDVREVICRPFGRRVLWFFAGLGAAGAGAAVVRLAYEGPDAGLGVGLLLASAGGWALYKATARVRADTYGVHSWTLLRRRSVRWGDIADLRVRLKYANTPRVQDTRAVSLLLGDGRRLLLPLPRSWSYDDPDFDARLDAFRALHRLHGAPESDHVPVVSYRTAGRGWAGSLALCVLLLGGAGLAAWFVPSVASGERAWRSATPCTAGTSAAERDECLTTLTAVIARTDATRSRNKSSWLYFVDGRPMERLAVSSDGAKMFRPGDGVELTVWRGEVREVVGGRHVYRPHVPASGDLAVVAAVCLLAAGCPAARVLLRLRGRRLPDDEVLPSALPFAGALVGTALWLLPLCYLHPTTLLTDAVAITWAAAGSAATLAFLVRAWRATRVRMPGENDTTGATGGVAGATGGSAGTGTAEDDVFLAARFLEHTDYNPYGFGTHVVLGGGPLAVTPHPGPGRFAAKPVPVERLAVKEVRRVRGSDGDTVSGGWHIAELDDAGTPVRLAAAPADLTRILRELAAARTPANAAHPDA